The nucleotide window TTGAGAAAACACTTTGAGtccttagaaataaaaaataagaactagtcctttgataaattattttaacagttGCCTTGCAGGAATGACAGAACTCTACACAATAGTCACTTAATAAGTGTTacctttattgttattttttaaatgacactgaCACATGGTAAAATGCCCCCAGCAAAACAAAgatcaaccaaaaaaaaaaaaaagaacaactatgACCTGTGCACTCTAGGAAATTAATGGTGCTTGCTTTTCTTAATTAACTGTTATGTGCCAAAAGATTCTAAGTATTTTGCAtgtattacttcatttaatcctcctgaCGAGCCTCACCCTCACCACTTATCTATCATTTCAGAAACAAAACTTCAAACCATCtcatttttaatctaaatattttttccatttagtatATGCTCTAATTACCTACTTCATTCccaacacttttctttttcaaaaatttccaaaaaattcaatattcattttagataaataagaacatattgataatttaaaagtaaaaatgtaaaagaacacTCATTATCCTTCCACCCAAAGATAACCACAGTTACTATTTGGGTGTCTATAATTCAGAATTTTTAATGTCTActtaaacatgttttattattctaaaagaatgaaattttactcTGAATATCACTATCTAACCTGCCTTTCTCACTTAACAATGCATGATGAATATCTTTTCCTGGCAATATGGATTTAAATCAACACATTTATCATATACCATATGAAAATTCctaaatttatttaaccaatgcAATGTACTAGACACTTGTTccaatttttactattttagatAGTGCTGGGATGTACAGTCCTGTACATGCAGTCTTTGATCAATTTTTCAACTATTTTCTTAGGATAAAGGGTTCACATATTTTAAGGCTTATAATATGTATTACCAAGTGGTCCTCCACAAACTTAGTCCCAATGTAAATTCATTCCCACCACAATTTTGAAAGGGTCCATTTTGTGACACCTTTGTGGATACCGCACAGTAGGTGAGGGAGAGACTTTTATGTGAATTCCAATTATTCTTTCTAGTCAAAAAATATttagtgggccctggctggcatagctcagtggattgagctcgggctgcggaccaaagcatcgcaggttcgattcccagtcagggcacatgcctgggttgcaggccacgacccccagcaaccacacattgatgtttctctttctctctctttctccctcccttccctctctaaaaataaataaataaaatatttttaaaaatctttagtggTTTTTGTGTTTAGTGGAATAACGTTCAAACAACTCTCCACCAACTGGCTTCACATACCTTTCTAAATTTACTTACTTTCATTCCCTGCATGCTCCACTCTAAGCAGACTAATTTTCTCACTGTCATAGGAAGAGTTCCTGCCTCCATGCCTTTCTGACACCCATTCCCCCTCACTCTCAACTCATGGAATACCATAACTACCTACCCCATTCAGGACTCCTTTTAATTTAAATGGCTGCTTCCTCCATGAATCTGTAGCTATTATATCCTACAGAAGCCGTTGTTTCCTCTGTGCTCTGAGAATGCATATTTGACAATGGGTATACTCTCCAGATATTCtcagttattttgtttctatgtttcGTATCTTTCCAACTAGGTTATAAACAAAAGGGCAAAcatagtttatttcttctttcttttcttttctttctagcaTTAACACACAATTTTATTGATGATACACAAATGAAGTCAATGCAAATGACAGGAGGGAGCTTACTTAGGATGAATTGGTTCACTGTCACTTATTcagaagaaatagtaaaaatatttcaatggaGGCAGTgagataaaaaacaacaaacatgtTTTCAGAACATGTAGTGACATTCATTCACCCAGCTTAGACTTAACCAACTCAGATAAATATCAGCATTTATGATACAATATGATATTCATTACTCAAAATTGGTAGCTGGAAGGATTCCTTTACCATATCAACAAGATGGAGAAAAGGAACAGTTTACAAGGTGTGCTGCTTTTAAACTACAAAATCAAGAAGTTATTCCTGGCTGTTTGGGAACATATGCTCAGCCAGTTTAGCTATGAATTTTCCAACTTTTACTTTCACCAAAAAATCATGGTGACTTTCTATCCCCAGAATCTTATCAGCACATAcctgaaattcttttaaaaagaaaaaaagtgaaccTTCATTGAAATGATTCTGAGTAGgttcattttcttcccatttaaaattgtcatttataTTCTCAAATATGACCAGAAGTTTCAGAATAATCTCTTTGTTCTCCTTGTTATTAAAGAGGGGACCCAGTGAAGATGGTACTTGGGCCCTGAGAAGTTCTCTAGTCATGGCTGGATTTTCAGCCAAATTCAAAAGGAGTTTCAAAACCTGAaatttggtttcttcatttcctgCCGAAAATAAACGAAAAAAGTCCGAAATGGAATTAGCAAGCATGTGCTGATACTCATTAGTAACAGTCATATTCGTAAGTAATCTTAGTCCAGCCAGCTGCACAGATGAATTCAAGCGAGAAGTGATTGTGTCATCACACACTTGATTCATGTATATCTTAAGCCTGCGCTGATTTTCAGCATTCACACTCAGGTTATTCAGGACAATTAAAGCCTTTTCCTTAACGATGGGATCCCGAGTATTAAGAATCTTTGCAACAATTGGGAGACCACCTAGATCACGAATAATATCTCTGTTAAATGCATAAGCAGCATTGTTGCCTAGAGCAATTAAAGCTGCTTCAAGAATATAAGGCTTTTCTGACATCTCAACCAAGCAAAGAACTTTTTGCAGCTCTTGAGGGGACAAAATAGTATCATCTGAGTTGGGGGAAGCCCGTTTCTGAACAGCTCGTCGAGCGCGGGTagcccttgcccttgccctggCCCTAGCTCTGGTCCCAGCCTCAGTCCCAATCCGGGCCCAAGGTGGGTACCATACTATACTCTTGTTCTCActgttgtcatcatcatcatcatcagaccAGTCATTGTACCTGGCcccagggcagtccccaacatcATCTACATCCCCAGGCCCACCCTCAgccattttctctttgttctgttttcttccccaGGCCAGTCTATAAATGCAATAGCAGGCACCAGCCCCGATCACCAGTCCTGCAGTCACCCAGCCTACTTTCCTGGTGTAGCCCATGCAATCGTCCCTGACAATAGTAGGGACCAAGGAACAGAGTAGTCACTCAGTCTTGGGGAAAACTGTGGGCCTGGGTGCTGGCCTGTAGAAGGATATTGTCTTCAGCCACTTCAAGGCCACAATGCGTGATACTGGAGGTGAACCTAGAGGTGGAGGAAGAAAATGGGATTTgagtttctcttctctttgtgtTGACCCATGCAAGGAGTTATACAGAGGGACAGGAGGTAGTAAATGAGTACTTGGTAAGAAATGTAGTTTTTAATAAActctctccatcctcctcctcatttCACCCTCCACCTACTGTCCCCAACCCTACCCTCCCCAAGTCTAGATAAAGGCAATGGAACCCATAGAGTCTCCTGGGTCCTCAGCATGCCAACCTTGGATGTGCCTAGGGAGTAGCACCTTTGCACTAACCTCCTCCAGACAGGCAGTctgccccttcttccctcccctggaGTTGTGCCACACCCAATAACCCTTGTGACATACAGAGAGACAGTGAGAACTGAGGGCTTGAAGGATTGACTGTTCATTCCTTGCTTTCCTGATTCACTATCCAGATTGTCAGATTTGTTTAAACTTCTCTATGCCATCCAAAACATGCACATGCCTGCCCCTTCCCTAGCCTGAAATAGGAGGGATGTTAGGGAAAAAAGGTAAGATTTGGGGAGCTAGGCAGATTTCCAAACCCTCCCCCATTACAGTCTGCCCCCACAGCCACACCGACCTCTACTGATCTGAGGAAACTTCCTCCCTTGCTTCAAGTGGTGCCACCTGCTACAGCAGACCTGCTGGATGACAGATCGAAAACATGAGAACTAAGTACTGTTGAGAGAGGAGGATTATAACCAAACTATCTGATAGGTTTCCCTTCTGTCATTCTCCCCCAGCCCATCCCActgcacgcgcgcgcacacacacacacacacacacaccgcatGCCATTTCACCACAGCCCCAAGAATGCAACATAGACTCAGACTAACCTAGATTATTGACATCTTTGGTTTCTCTCTACCCCCACCACCGCCCCTCTTAGGGTACCCAAATGGTCTTACCCTCAAATCGACCTTCACCAATCAGGgttattttccttcctctttactTGCCTGGCGTAGTGCCACAAACTACGTAAAGACTGGAAACCTGGGAGAGGCTCAGACCCACTAAACACAGAGCCATAGTCAGGAAGATACGGTCACaattagaaaaaggaaacagCCGCTACCGAGTATTTGGTGGACGGACCAAGGCCCcagaacatgaaatattttcccaattcTGAGGCCCGGTTGTCAAAGCTTTCCTACCCCTGTTATCCTTCTCAGGATTCTGCTGACACATCACGttgcacccccacctcccccgcccatGCCCAACCTTTCCCAGTTGGCACTATTCTGGAGAACTGAGAGCTAATACCAAGGCCACAGCTCCCTTTCCGGATTACGGTTTCGGCTCCTAGCAGATTCCCACCTTCTGATCTCTGGCCTGCTCCCCAAATACCTCCCTGCACACCATTTTGCAGCATCGACAGGGGCTGCAGGCGGGACAGACGTCCTGGAAAGCCGGGGGCGAGTGGGAGAGCCGACAGAGGTGTCTCAGGACCTGCGATGGTCTCCGCCCTACGCCGTGGACCACCCACACTTTACGGAACCTCCCAGGCACTGACCTTCCAGGATCCGGGACAATTTCCTGCTCCCTTTCGTTCTTGCCTCTGTAACAAGCCCGCTATCCCgcagggcagtggggagctgGTACTCAGACGGAACAACGACCAGAACAAGAGGGACTTCTGCACACGTCAGCTCTTGGTCACGTGATAGCTACGTCATCCACAAAGTCTGGTCCTCAATTTCCCCTCCCACCAGCGTTGCCGCAGAAGAGGACCCGCCCCCCTTCATTTCCTCCCCCTTACCAGGCCTCGCTACTCTTTCTTCTTTGCTAATCCCATCTCGGAGTAGTTGAGTTTGTCTTCCTCCGATTACTAGAAACGGATGGCATCTTCCCTTAGGGCTACTGGCCACTtgtactttttgaaaaatttgctttttccttctctaGGCTCCTGGGACAGCGACCTCTCCTTCCACCTCGCCTCCTCCAAGCTATTAATGTCTACCATTTCCTCTGAAATCTAGTCCCAGATCTAAaacgaagaaaaaaaaaatcaaaaaaggagACCTGGAGTGAGagtgttttttactttcttaatattttttgttctcCCCTCTCCCAACCCCAGCCTGCATTCTTTTCATGAGAAAGGCTACTTTAAAGCTCTCATTTGAGAATAAAAAAGAGTGGGAGTTTGGGGGCTGATATTGGGTGGATGGCATCCAAGAGCCCcatatttttccacttgttgggaGTGTTGTACATGCCACTCAAAGCAATCTTAATGTCTTCTAGGGCCTAAGAGATAACACAGCCCTGAATGAGCTAATCAGTGTGTCTGAGAATGTATAACTCTTCTGACTAGCCCAGACTTCTAAACAGGAGAGCTACAGTCTTCTACTTGCATCAGTTAACCAGAAAGAAGCATGGGACCCTCAGAAGCCAATAACACAAAAAACTTGAGTAGAAACCACAACTATGTAGTGGTTATCTGTCAGATGAACAGGCGTGAACAACCGACAAAGTTAGTGGATACAAAGAACATCACAAAATATATTTGGGtacaaataaagaatattatctttcaatgcaaaaatgttttagaggAACACTGAGACCAAGAGAAAATTGGCTGAACTAGCATCTAGCAATTACTGGGAAAACATTTCACCAACTGGTTTGATAAACTCAATGATTCACCTGTCAGCAATGATCATTTTTTGATAGTGAGGGAAGTAATAAAATAACATCAGAACATGGGGTCTGCAGTAGAGTATTCCCTAATAGTTCAGTATAAGGTTACTATCTCAGTGTAACTTTTCAAATCCTTGGAAAATGTGAAAGTAAATCAAGAGACTGGGAAGTTTTGGAACAGGCAAAACTCCAGGGAAATTCACATAAACACAATTTCTGGGAGGCAGTACTAGAAAATGACTGAAATTTAGTAAAGAGAAACCAAAACAACTATATGATTCTGTGTTTAGGGAAAGATCGTATGCAGTGAAGGTGCTTATTTAAGCATAGAGTATATGAAAAGGAGAGTCGGGAGAAAATGGTAGTTCCCACTGTCTGAAGGAGAGGGAGTCTTTGCTAAGATGACTGGAATGTTTAGCTTTTCTTGGAAAGAGTACTTCAAGCTTCCTTAGCAGAaagctatttcttaaaaaaaaaagatttaattaatttatttttagacacaggggaaaggagagaggaagagaaacatcaatgtgtggttgcctctcatgcatcccctactggggacctggcctacaacccaggcatgtaccctgaccaggaatccaactggcaatcctttggtttgcaagctggcactcagtccactgagccacaccagccagggtggaaagctACCTCTTAAGGTGAACTAATTCCTTGTTCTTATTGCAGGCTCACCAAGCAACTTCCTGAGATATGGTTTCCCAAGTTGTAGCTTGACTACAGGAAAATAAAGGGCTGGTAAAACTGACAGAAACCTCCTGACAGATGTATTTCTTAGGGTAAATTATTCAGGTGTAACTCCTGTTGAAAAAGCTTCCCTTATGACCTAATTAtaggaggagaaggcagagatcCATGGTTTGGGCTTTCAGACCTAGATTTATATATAACTTTCTATGAATGGACATCTTTCTTTGACAGAGCATCTATTCTGAGAATACAGACAAAATTGGGGGTTGATCATGAAACAATGAGGACAAAACCCTGAACTGTAGATGCAAGTCTGTGGAATCCTGTCAGGGAAGCCAGGTAGCTTTGCCTTAGAAGCTTTTGCATCAACATTTTAGAATTGTACCTCTTTAATGTTCAGttaatgtgaaaattaaagaCATGCTGTGGCCAATAGAACCCTAGGACCTTAGTCACAGTTGGTcaatgggttaatatccaaagttatTAAAAGGCTCCTGCAAATCAACAACATCTGAAACAGTTTAAATTTCTctcttggaaaagaaagaaagtgtacTTTATACTTTACATATCCAGACTTTTCCACAGCAAAAGAGTGGTTATTGTACCCAATACAGATCAATTCAATACTCTCTTAATTAAATCTTAAATCTTAAATACTCTCTTACTAAAACTATAAATCttgataaaattgaaaataagtgGAATCATGGCACCCTAAAGAGTCTATCAATTCCTCCTGCCTAGACCCCACAGAGGTGATCTTGGTCTTCAACATCCTTTTGTTGTTTAACAAAACCTGTTCCCCAGGTTTGGTTTCTGTTGTTTGCAACCAAACAAAATCAACTAATAcacaatacaaatataaataacaaaatataaaaagcaatataGCTTTTTAAGATAACAAAAATCttctataatttcttttcctCGCCCTTGACAATTCCTATAGTGTTACCATCTGcctatcttttgtttgtttgtttgttttcagaaactttataGGTTACAGGTCACATATGATGACATACTGATTTAAGCCTTTTGACAGTGGCTTCCCATAGTCTTTTGCAGGCTCAGGAATGTTCTGAGGAACTGCTTAAGgattttactttttcacttttgaaatggTTGGGCAAATAACATGCCCTTAAATATTTGCTGATGAATGTAGAATGGAGAGCCAAGTAGAATTTAAACACTAGTCTCAAGGTTTCTTGTTAAGAATTGTagatgaaaatgacaaaaaaaatgtgaGAGAAGTTAAATGGTAATTTCCATGGGGTTTAGGAAGTTTTAGAGAAGGAGTGGATTCAAACAGGGAAGGTCTGACAGCCTGGGAAAATGGTGGTCAGGAGTTAGATACCGgaacaatttgaaaatatacCAAAGGATAGAGTTATTTTATACTGGGAAGAAAAGGTgagtgaaattttttttgaagttttgttaAGCTTTACATagtcctttgttctttctcatgtgtatattcaaaaaataaaaagctatttataTAAGTACCTAGCAGGCAAAAAATTGACAGttgaattttcaaattttgtttaaagggctagaaaaataacattataag belongs to Phyllostomus discolor isolate MPI-MPIP mPhyDis1 chromosome X, mPhyDis1.pri.v3, whole genome shotgun sequence and includes:
- the ARMCX3 gene encoding armadillo repeat-containing X-linked protein 3, with translation MGYTRKVGWVTAGLVIGAGACYCIYRLAWGRKQNKEKMAEGGPGDVDDVGDCPGARYNDWSDDDDDDNSENKSIVWYPPWARIGTEAGTRARARARARATRARRAVQKRASPNSDDTILSPQELQKVLCLVEMSEKPYILEAALIALGNNAAYAFNRDIIRDLGGLPIVAKILNTRDPIVKEKALIVLNNLSVNAENQRRLKIYMNQVCDDTITSRLNSSVQLAGLRLLTNMTVTNEYQHMLANSISDFFRLFSAGNEETKFQVLKLLLNLAENPAMTRELLRAQVPSSLGPLFNNKENKEIILKLLVIFENINDNFKWEENEPTQNHFNEGSLFFFLKEFQVCADKILGIESHHDFLVKVKVGKFIAKLAEHMFPNSQE